The Acidobacteriaceae bacterium nucleotide sequence TCGACACCATGACCAAGGTCCTCGCGGACGACTCCATCCACGCCACCGTCGTGGAAGCCGGACGCATCACCGCCGAAAGCATGAAGGCTGGCGGTAAGCTTCTCGTCTGTGGCAACGGCGGCTCCGCAGCAGACGCTCAGCACCTTGTCGCCGAGTTCGTCTCACGCCTCACCGTCGATCGTCCCGCGCTGCGCGCCATCGCGCTCACCACCGACACCAGCATCCTCACCGCCATCGGCAACGACTACCACTACGACAACGTCTTCGAACGCCAGGTCGAAGCTCTCGGTCGCCCCGGTGACGTCCTGCTCGCCATCTCCACCTCCGGCAACTCGAAGAACTGCGTCAAGGCCCTCAAGCTTGCTCGCGAAATGGGCCTCCACACCGTCGCCTACACCGGCAACGACGGCGGAGCGATGAAGCCCCTCGCCGACCTGAACGTCATCATCCCCTCCTCCGTCACGATGAACATTCAGGAGTCCCACATCGCCCTCGAGCACATCTACTGCATGATCGTCGAGCGCTTTTACTTCGGCGAAGGCTTCGGCAAGAAGCCCCAGCACCTCGCCGAATAACTCCTCACACGCTTTTCTTGCAGCAACCGATGCGATAGCGTGAAGCCATGCCCCTTCGCGCTATCGCATTGCTGTTTGCCGCAGCCCCCTTCCCGGAGCCGAATTTTGCGAATCCGCTCAATCCACAGGCGCTGCTGAAAGACTGCAAGTGATGGCTATCTCTTATCGCGCAGCCCAAACCCTCATCAAGCGTGGCGACGAAGCAGGCTTTCGCGCCGCAATCGCCGCTGGTCTCGATCCTCAACTCAAGAACCAGAACGGCTGGACGCTTCTCATGCTCACCGCCGTCGAAGGCAACCTGGCCCTCGCCCAGGTTCTCTTTGACAAGGGCGTCTCCACCAACCTCAAGAACAGCAAGGGCGAAACCGCTCTCGCTATCGCCGAGGGCAAAGGCTTCACCGATTTCGCCGCGTTCCTCCGCAGCCA carries:
- a CDS encoding D-sedoheptulose 7-phosphate isomerase, translating into MIDLVKKQLQQSIDTMTKVLADDSIHATVVEAGRITAESMKAGGKLLVCGNGGSAADAQHLVAEFVSRLTVDRPALRAIALTTDTSILTAIGNDYHYDNVFERQVEALGRPGDVLLAISTSGNSKNCVKALKLAREMGLHTVAYTGNDGGAMKPLADLNVIIPSSVTMNIQESHIALEHIYCMIVERFYFGEGFGKKPQHLAE
- a CDS encoding ankyrin repeat domain-containing protein yields the protein MAISYRAAQTLIKRGDEAGFRAAIAAGLDPQLKNQNGWTLLMLTAVEGNLALAQVLFDKGVSTNLKNSKGETALAIAEGKGFTDFAAFLRSQGAS